A genome region from Oncorhynchus gorbuscha isolate QuinsamMale2020 ecotype Even-year linkage group LG26, OgorEven_v1.0, whole genome shotgun sequence includes the following:
- the LOC124015825 gene encoding uncharacterized protein LOC124015825 isoform X2 — translation MPVKKNTHRQGTGGGSPKADLTPAEDMALELNKGRPVLEGIPGGKETSIGSSQDATRFIQVSGSTVFLLEPPAQAPDDADPGEGPSAAATAHDGDDDDEEETISLDSRRHEDPDAIQWENQPGNISSQAIRKLYGNHLRRQIELADIDIQYKKKKMENLALESEIKKRTIRKLDLEIKKLERELQEDDTAQNKN, via the exons ATGC CAGTGAAAAAGAATACCCACAGACAAGGCACGGGTGGTGGGTCACCAAAGGCTGACCTTACCCCAGCAGAGGACATGGCCTTGGAGCTAAATAAAGGCAGGCCCGTCTTAGAGGGGATCCCTGGGGGGAAAGAGACGAGCATAGGTTCCTCCCAAGATGCCACCCGCTTCATTCAAG TGTCTGGCAGCACTGTGTTCCTGTTAGAGCCACCAGCACAAGCACCAGACGATGCTGATCCA GGTGAAGGCCCCagtgcagcagcaacagcacatgatggagacgatgatgatgaggaggagaccATCTCTCTGGATTCCAGAAGGCATGAG GACCCAGATGCTATACAGTGGGAAAACCAGCCTGGCAACATA AGCTCACAAGCTATCAGAAAGTTGTATGGCAACCACCTCCGGCGCCAAATAGAACTGGCAGACATAGACATTCAGTACAAGAAGAAAAAGATGGAAAATCTTGCACTGGAGTCCGAAATAAAAAAGAGGACAATTAGGAAACTGGACCTTGAAATAAAAAAActtgagagggag CTCCAAGAAGATGACACAGCTCAAAATAAAAATTAG
- the LOC124015825 gene encoding uncharacterized protein LOC124015825 isoform X1, producing MNGPKRTWQQVKIKYKNILQNAVKKNTHRQGTGGGSPKADLTPAEDMALELNKGRPVLEGIPGGKETSIGSSQDATRFIQVSGSTVFLLEPPAQAPDDADPGEGPSAAATAHDGDDDDEEETISLDSRRHEDPDAIQWENQPGNISSQAIRKLYGNHLRRQIELADIDIQYKKKKMENLALESEIKKRTIRKLDLEIKKLERELQEDDTAQNKN from the exons ATGAACGGGCCAAAACGGACATGGCAGCaggtcaaaatcaaatacaagaaCATTCTGCAGAATG CAGTGAAAAAGAATACCCACAGACAAGGCACGGGTGGTGGGTCACCAAAGGCTGACCTTACCCCAGCAGAGGACATGGCCTTGGAGCTAAATAAAGGCAGGCCCGTCTTAGAGGGGATCCCTGGGGGGAAAGAGACGAGCATAGGTTCCTCCCAAGATGCCACCCGCTTCATTCAAG TGTCTGGCAGCACTGTGTTCCTGTTAGAGCCACCAGCACAAGCACCAGACGATGCTGATCCA GGTGAAGGCCCCagtgcagcagcaacagcacatgatggagacgatgatgatgaggaggagaccATCTCTCTGGATTCCAGAAGGCATGAG GACCCAGATGCTATACAGTGGGAAAACCAGCCTGGCAACATA AGCTCACAAGCTATCAGAAAGTTGTATGGCAACCACCTCCGGCGCCAAATAGAACTGGCAGACATAGACATTCAGTACAAGAAGAAAAAGATGGAAAATCTTGCACTGGAGTCCGAAATAAAAAAGAGGACAATTAGGAAACTGGACCTTGAAATAAAAAAActtgagagggag CTCCAAGAAGATGACACAGCTCAAAATAAAAATTAG